One part of the Mangrovibacillus cuniculi genome encodes these proteins:
- a CDS encoding glycine C-acetyltransferase, which translates to MGSHLLDQFLQENVQALKDQGIYNEIDPIESPNGPKIRIGGRELINLSSNNYLGLATHDRLRKVAKEAIDEWGVGAGAVRTINGTLSLHVELEEAIAKFKGTEAAIAYQSGFNCNMAAISAVMDKNDAILSDELNHASIIDGCRLSKAKVIRFNHSDMEDLRQKAKEAKESGQYNKIMVITDGVFSMDGDIAKLPEIVKIAKEFDIMTYVDDAHGSGVTGKGAGTVKHFGLQDEVDFQIGTLSKAIGVVGGYVAGTQNLIDWLKVRSRPFLFSTSLTPADVRAAREAIHMLMESTELHDKLWENGDYLKAGLKKLGFNIGDSETPITPCIIGDEAKTQLFSKRLNEEGVYAKSIVFPTVPKGTGRVRNMPTAAHTKEMLDEALAIYEKVGKELEII; encoded by the coding sequence ATGGGAAGTCATTTACTAGATCAATTTTTACAAGAAAATGTGCAAGCGTTAAAAGATCAAGGGATATATAATGAAATTGACCCAATCGAAAGTCCAAATGGTCCAAAAATCCGAATCGGAGGAAGAGAGTTAATCAACCTTTCTTCTAACAATTACCTAGGTCTTGCAACGCATGATCGACTTCGAAAAGTTGCTAAAGAGGCGATAGATGAGTGGGGAGTAGGAGCCGGAGCGGTACGTACAATTAATGGTACGTTATCTTTACACGTGGAATTGGAAGAAGCTATTGCAAAATTTAAAGGTACAGAAGCCGCAATTGCCTATCAGTCAGGTTTTAACTGTAATATGGCTGCCATTTCTGCTGTGATGGATAAAAATGATGCCATTCTATCTGATGAGTTAAACCATGCATCCATCATTGATGGTTGTCGTCTATCAAAAGCGAAAGTAATCCGTTTCAATCACTCAGATATGGAAGATCTTCGTCAAAAAGCAAAAGAAGCAAAAGAATCTGGTCAATATAATAAAATTATGGTTATTACAGATGGCGTTTTCTCTATGGATGGAGATATCGCAAAGTTACCTGAAATCGTGAAAATTGCAAAAGAATTTGACATTATGACATATGTAGATGATGCACATGGTTCTGGGGTTACTGGAAAAGGTGCTGGAACGGTAAAACACTTTGGGCTTCAAGATGAAGTAGACTTCCAAATTGGTACCCTTTCTAAAGCGATTGGAGTAGTTGGTGGTTATGTAGCTGGAACACAAAACCTAATTGACTGGTTAAAAGTTCGTTCTCGTCCATTCTTATTCTCTACTTCTCTTACTCCTGCAGATGTCCGAGCAGCAAGAGAAGCGATTCATATGTTAATGGAAAGCACAGAATTACATGATAAACTTTGGGAGAATGGTGACTACCTAAAAGCTGGATTGAAAAAGCTAGGGTTCAACATTGGAGATAGTGAAACGCCAATTACACCATGTATTATTGGTGATGAAGCGAAGACACAATTGTTTAGTAAGCGTCTGAATGAGGAAGGCGTTTATGCAAAATCCATCGTCTTCCCAACTGTTCCAAAAGGTACTGGACGCGTAAGAAACATGCCAACAGCGGCACACACAAAAGAAATGCTAGATGAAGCATTAGCTATATATGAAAAGGTCGGTAAAGAGTTAGAGATAATATAA
- a CDS encoding DM13 domain-containing protein, with product MRKWIAIIVTIPVLIIGWWLVSPLFLDEVVNEEPVTVTVAQPEEAEEATDQQVVEEQEVTTVTMLSGSFVDADAIHQVSGDVKVDGENIRIENLDATNGPDLFLYLVEEGQETKDGVNLGELKGNKGNQNYFIPKDITVKEGMRLVVWCKQFDVDFGYAILSIV from the coding sequence TTGAGAAAATGGATTGCTATTATTGTTACTATTCCTGTACTAATTATTGGTTGGTGGCTAGTTTCTCCTTTGTTTTTAGATGAAGTAGTAAATGAAGAACCTGTTACGGTAACAGTAGCACAACCAGAAGAAGCTGAAGAGGCAACTGATCAACAAGTCGTGGAGGAACAGGAAGTAACGACTGTTACTATGTTAAGTGGAAGCTTTGTAGATGCAGATGCCATTCATCAAGTGTCTGGGGATGTAAAAGTAGATGGGGAAAATATCCGTATAGAGAATCTAGATGCTACGAACGGACCTGATTTGTTTCTGTATTTAGTGGAAGAAGGACAAGAAACAAAAGACGGTGTGAACCTTGGTGAATTAAAAGGGAATAAGGGAAACCAAAATTATTTCATTCCAAAAGATATCACGGTCAAAGAGGGAATGAGATTAGTTGTGTGGTGTAAGCAATTTGATGTTGATTTTGGCTACGCAATCTTGTCTATTGTATAA
- a CDS encoding MFS transporter translates to MYKLKTTKGLIMMEDHPYEHPVLSLAEQKRVVILISSVLAFAVVNGTMFNVAIPDIAATFKLDPSEVSWVLTSYILVFAIGSLLYGKLADIYPIRRIYSIGISLFAIGAFLGFLAPNYPTLLAARLIQATGGAAIPAMAFLVPARFVQQNRGKVFAVISSTVAFASGVGPIIGGVIGGLLNWRFLFILSMLSALAIPLVLKWIPKEEKREGKIDWIGAFLVSVLIANLLGFITTFNWWFLVISVTFTTLFIWRIVKVSNPFIDPFLLKDRSYVSLIGTSFLGTTCLFGLIFVLPIMLRDLNTLSTLEIGFILFPGAILSGFMGQVGGRLIETKGSPFVVTVALSLVTAGTFLISSFVGQTAYWLIPCLIVAYLGFPLIQSSTADLLTNQLSSKDVGVGMGLFNLFNFMAGAFAAAIFGRLLDLQENSIQFNPLTAASPVNALYSNLYLGLSILAILSIILFKVGVRVKETN, encoded by the coding sequence TTGTATAAACTAAAAACAACGAAAGGATTGATTATGATGGAAGACCATCCCTACGAACATCCTGTGCTCTCGTTGGCAGAACAAAAGCGAGTTGTCATACTTATTAGTTCCGTCTTAGCTTTCGCTGTTGTGAATGGAACCATGTTTAATGTTGCTATTCCTGATATTGCTGCTACGTTTAAACTAGATCCCTCTGAGGTTAGTTGGGTTTTAACCAGTTATATTTTAGTTTTCGCTATAGGCTCTCTACTGTATGGAAAGTTAGCAGATATTTATCCTATTAGGAGAATTTATTCTATTGGTATTAGTTTGTTTGCTATAGGAGCTTTCTTAGGGTTCCTAGCCCCAAACTATCCTACACTACTTGCAGCTCGTCTCATTCAAGCAACAGGTGGTGCAGCTATTCCAGCTATGGCTTTTTTAGTGCCTGCTCGATTTGTCCAGCAAAATAGAGGAAAAGTTTTTGCAGTCATCTCTTCTACCGTAGCTTTTGCCTCTGGAGTGGGTCCTATTATTGGTGGAGTAATTGGAGGCTTATTAAACTGGAGATTCCTTTTTATCTTATCTATGTTATCCGCTCTTGCAATCCCACTTGTTTTAAAATGGATTCCAAAAGAAGAGAAACGAGAAGGAAAAATTGATTGGATTGGAGCTTTCTTAGTTTCTGTCCTTATCGCTAATTTGTTAGGGTTTATCACCACATTTAACTGGTGGTTCCTAGTTATTTCTGTGACGTTTACTACCTTATTTATCTGGAGAATTGTCAAAGTATCTAATCCATTTATCGATCCATTTTTATTAAAAGACCGTTCATATGTCTCGTTAATCGGCACGAGCTTCTTAGGGACAACATGTCTTTTCGGATTAATCTTTGTTTTGCCGATTATGCTACGCGATTTAAACACCTTATCTACTTTAGAAATTGGGTTTATTCTATTCCCTGGTGCAATTCTATCTGGGTTTATGGGTCAAGTTGGAGGACGTCTAATAGAAACAAAGGGTTCACCTTTTGTGGTGACTGTAGCTTTATCCTTAGTGACGGCAGGGACTTTCCTAATTTCTAGCTTCGTTGGACAGACGGCATATTGGCTAATCCCATGTTTAATCGTTGCCTATCTAGGTTTTCCTTTAATACAAAGTTCAACGGCCGACCTTCTGACCAACCAGCTATCCTCTAAAGATGTTGGGGTAGGAATGGGCTTATTTAACCTCTTTAACTTTATGGCTGGAGCATTCGCGGCTGCAATCTTTGGTCGTTTACTGGATTTACAAGAGAACAGCATTCAGTTCAATCCATTAACAGCAGCTTCCCCAGTAAATGCCTTATACAGTAATTTATATTTAGGGTTAAGTATTTTAGCTATCCTTTCCATCATCTTGTTTAAGGTGGGTGTACGGGTGAAAGAGACCAACTAG
- the pgmB gene encoding beta-phosphoglucomutase → MFGFIFDLDGVLVDTVHYYYLATKEITDRMEVSFSEEDNYRYQGVPRLTLMKELARRSNKSYSEEELKSLGEVRNQYYQRYLSTLTKENMIPGAEEFLLAIYDRGYPIALASSSSNAHYVLEKLQIKHLFQAIIDPKKVQNGKPAPDIFLAAAKAINIAPENCFAFEDGEAGLTGILDTSMVAVGIGHEEHLSRANVHVKDFREITLEKLRKAME, encoded by the coding sequence ATGTTCGGGTTTATCTTTGATTTAGATGGAGTTCTTGTGGACACAGTCCATTACTATTATTTAGCTACAAAAGAAATCACAGATAGAATGGAAGTCTCTTTTTCAGAAGAAGATAACTATCGCTATCAAGGAGTACCTAGACTGACGCTAATGAAAGAGTTAGCGAGACGCTCCAATAAGTCCTATTCAGAAGAAGAACTAAAATCGCTTGGTGAAGTTAGGAACCAATACTATCAACGATACCTTTCTACTTTAACGAAAGAAAACATGATTCCTGGTGCAGAAGAATTTCTATTGGCTATTTATGATCGAGGGTATCCTATAGCGCTTGCTTCTTCTAGTTCCAATGCGCATTACGTGTTAGAGAAATTACAGATTAAGCATCTTTTTCAAGCTATTATTGATCCTAAAAAGGTCCAAAACGGAAAACCAGCACCTGACATATTTCTTGCAGCTGCAAAAGCAATAAATATCGCACCTGAAAACTGTTTTGCGTTTGAAGATGGTGAAGCGGGATTAACGGGGATTTTGGATACTTCTATGGTTGCTGTTGGAATTGGTCACGAGGAGCATTTAAGTAGAGCGAATGTACATGTGAAGGATTTTAGAGAGATTACGTTAGAGAAGTTGCGAAAGGCAATGGAGTGA
- a CDS encoding endonuclease/exonuclease/phosphatase family protein yields the protein MKLLSFNVHAWQEEDQLRKIADLAADIAKERYDVIALQEVSQRIDSPLVDSNLREDNYGLVLLKELERLGVTDYSLHWTQAHIGFEVYEEGVAIITRHKVTDVQELFTTTSRTMDFWKTRRIIRTEIKVNNEDYTFYSGHFGWWNDEEEPFKDQWERLVETVQPDQTTFVMGDLNNDALVRAEGYDYVLSDGFYDTYILAEKKDDGLTITGEIAGWEGNKAGRRIDYILVNKRLTVQSSFVRFDGKETPILSDHAGVVVEI from the coding sequence ATGAAGTTACTTTCGTTCAACGTACACGCCTGGCAAGAAGAAGATCAACTTCGCAAAATTGCTGATCTTGCAGCGGATATTGCGAAAGAGAGATATGACGTCATTGCTTTACAAGAGGTTAGTCAACGTATCGACTCTCCACTTGTCGATAGTAATCTTCGTGAGGATAATTATGGTTTGGTACTTTTAAAAGAATTGGAACGATTAGGAGTAACGGATTACTCTCTTCATTGGACACAAGCACATATTGGCTTCGAGGTATATGAAGAGGGAGTTGCCATCATAACGAGACATAAAGTAACAGATGTCCAAGAATTGTTTACGACGACTTCACGTACGATGGATTTTTGGAAAACAAGAAGAATCATTCGTACGGAAATAAAAGTAAACAACGAAGATTATACATTCTACTCGGGTCACTTCGGCTGGTGGAATGACGAAGAAGAACCATTTAAAGACCAATGGGAACGACTTGTAGAAACTGTTCAACCAGATCAAACAACGTTCGTCATGGGGGACTTAAATAATGACGCACTAGTTCGTGCAGAAGGATATGACTATGTTTTATCTGACGGTTTTTATGACACTTACATCCTAGCAGAAAAGAAAGATGATGGCTTAACCATTACTGGAGAGATTGCAGGATGGGAAGGAAATAAGGCTGGAAGAAGAATTGATTATATTCTCGTTAACAAACGTCTAACGGTTCAATCCTCTTTTGTAAGATTTGATGGGAAAGAAACACCTATCCTTTCCGATCATGCCGGAGTAGTGGTAGAGATATAA
- a CDS encoding branched-chain amino acid transaminase encodes MWMYVDGKWVKDDQPVVFAQSKGVQYGLGIFEGIRAYWLEDREQLSIFRLEDHITRWVEGAKILNMEFRESMDELVSIIQELLWKNNVRQNIYIRPVALKSVQTIRPLISEVGQQIIIYLTDPVYTIKEGLDVQISTWTRPSPQSFPLHIKLTSHYLTLGLAATEAVQNGYDDALLLNDQGMISEGSGANVFFVKGNELYTPPISDGILAGITRATVMDLALARGLIVKEKSVPRSYVYQFDEAFYTGTAIEIKPIFSIDQRKLGTGHIGPVTKLLKEDYLRLVYRK; translated from the coding sequence ATGTGGATGTATGTAGATGGCAAGTGGGTAAAAGATGACCAACCGGTTGTCTTTGCACAAAGTAAGGGGGTGCAATATGGTCTAGGTATCTTTGAAGGTATTCGTGCTTATTGGTTAGAAGATCGTGAACAATTGTCTATCTTTCGACTTGAAGACCATATAACTAGATGGGTAGAAGGGGCAAAGATTCTTAACATGGAGTTTCGAGAGAGCATGGATGAACTTGTGAGCATCATACAAGAATTATTATGGAAGAATAACGTTCGACAAAATATATATATACGGCCTGTCGCTTTAAAATCAGTACAGACTATTCGCCCACTTATTAGTGAAGTTGGACAACAAATCATTATCTACCTAACTGATCCTGTTTATACAATAAAGGAAGGTTTAGATGTTCAGATATCCACCTGGACAAGACCATCACCACAGTCATTTCCATTACATATAAAACTAACATCTCACTATCTAACTCTTGGGTTAGCAGCAACAGAAGCAGTTCAAAATGGGTATGACGATGCACTACTTTTAAATGATCAAGGCATGATTAGTGAAGGCTCAGGTGCTAATGTGTTTTTTGTGAAAGGAAACGAGCTATATACTCCTCCTATATCAGACGGAATTCTTGCTGGAATTACACGAGCAACTGTTATGGATCTTGCGCTGGCAAGAGGTTTAATCGTAAAGGAAAAAAGTGTCCCAAGGAGTTACGTATATCAATTTGATGAAGCTTTCTACACCGGTACAGCGATTGAGATAAAGCCGATTTTTTCGATAGATCAAAGAAAGCTTGGAACCGGTCATATTGGACCAGTTACCAAGCTGCTAAAGGAAGATTATTTACGTTTGGTGTACCGAAAATAA
- a CDS encoding glycoside hydrolase family 13 protein: protein MEKVWWKEAVGYQIYPRSFQDSNGDGIGDLRGIINRLDYVKELGVDVIWICPMYKSPNDDNGYDISDYQDIMEDFGNMQDFDDLLTEVHKRDMKLIIDLVLNHTSDEHPWFIESRESKDNPKRDWYIWKDAKDGKEPNNWESIFNGSAWQYDEKTDQYYLHVFSTKQPDLNWENGEVREALYDTVNWWLDKGIDGFRIDAISHIKKRPGFPDMPNPDKKKYVSSFDMHMNQEGIHEFLGEFKEKTYANYDVMTVGEANGVSIDEADLWVGAENGKMDMIFQFEHLGLWDVESDRQLDIVGLKTVLTRWQKGLENAGWNALFIENHDKPRVVSTWGNDGQYWRESATSMAAMYFLMQGTPFIYQGQEIGMTNVQFESLEDYDDVAVKNLYRAKLEDGLSHEEIMDIIWASSRDNSRTPMQWSAEANAGFTTGTPWMKLNPNFVDINVEVQEKDENSILNFYKKMIRIKKENDIFTYGDYDLILEKDEQIYAYTRTLGDQKIVVIANLTGEQATFEEEGFALSSDNLLLNNYEVSKHEYATTLKLQPFEARVYFV, encoded by the coding sequence ATGGAGAAAGTTTGGTGGAAAGAAGCAGTAGGTTATCAAATTTACCCTCGTAGTTTCCAAGATTCCAATGGGGACGGAATTGGAGATTTACGCGGTATTATTAATCGTTTAGATTACGTAAAGGAATTAGGTGTAGATGTCATTTGGATCTGTCCGATGTATAAGTCTCCTAATGACGACAACGGATATGATATTTCTGACTATCAAGATATTATGGAAGACTTCGGTAACATGCAGGACTTTGATGATTTATTAACAGAAGTTCATAAGCGCGACATGAAGCTAATCATTGATCTAGTGTTAAACCATACATCTGATGAGCATCCTTGGTTCATTGAGTCTCGTGAATCAAAAGATAATCCGAAACGTGACTGGTATATTTGGAAAGATGCAAAAGACGGTAAAGAGCCAAACAACTGGGAGAGTATCTTCAATGGCTCTGCTTGGCAATATGATGAAAAAACGGATCAGTACTATCTACATGTTTTCTCTACGAAACAACCAGACTTAAACTGGGAAAATGGTGAAGTGCGTGAAGCGCTATACGATACAGTAAACTGGTGGTTAGATAAGGGAATTGACGGATTCCGTATTGATGCTATTTCTCATATCAAAAAGCGTCCTGGTTTCCCTGACATGCCGAACCCTGATAAGAAGAAATATGTGTCTTCCTTTGACATGCATATGAACCAAGAAGGCATTCATGAGTTCTTGGGTGAGTTTAAAGAAAAGACATACGCTAACTATGATGTTATGACTGTTGGAGAAGCAAATGGCGTTTCTATAGACGAAGCGGACCTTTGGGTAGGAGCAGAAAATGGTAAGATGGATATGATCTTCCAATTTGAGCACCTTGGACTATGGGATGTAGAAAGCGACCGCCAACTTGACATCGTTGGTTTGAAGACTGTCTTAACAAGATGGCAAAAAGGCTTAGAAAATGCTGGCTGGAATGCATTATTTATTGAGAACCACGATAAGCCACGTGTTGTTTCTACTTGGGGTAATGACGGTCAGTACTGGAGAGAAAGTGCAACGAGTATGGCTGCAATGTACTTCTTAATGCAAGGTACTCCGTTCATTTATCAAGGACAAGAAATTGGTATGACAAACGTACAATTTGAATCTCTTGAAGATTATGATGATGTAGCAGTGAAAAACTTATACCGTGCGAAACTAGAAGACGGATTAAGCCACGAAGAAATCATGGATATCATCTGGGCTTCTTCTCGAGACAACAGTCGTACACCAATGCAGTGGTCAGCGGAAGCTAACGCAGGTTTCACAACAGGTACTCCTTGGATGAAACTAAATCCAAACTTTGTGGACATCAACGTAGAAGTACAAGAAAAAGACGAAAATTCTATCTTGAATTTCTATAAAAAGATGATCCGCATCAAGAAAGAGAACGATATTTTCACGTATGGTGATTATGATCTAATCTTAGAAAAAGACGAGCAAATCTATGCTTACACTCGTACACTAGGCGACCAAAAAATTGTAGTAATTGCCAATTTAACTGGTGAGCAAGCTACATTTGAAGAAGAAGGTTTTGCCTTATCTTCTGATAATCTTCTATTAAATAACTATGAAGTGTCTAAGCATGAATATGCAACAACTCTTAAGCTTCAACCTTTTGAAGCTCGTGTTTACTTCGTATAA
- a CDS encoding L-threonine 3-dehydrogenase: MKKVIVTGALGQIGSELVTAMRKQYGADNVLATDIRHIDHPVTQEGPFEVLDVMDGERMAALAKGHGADTMIHLAALLSATAEANPLLAWNLNMGGLMNALEVSKEQNMQFFTPSSIGAFGPSTPKDGTPQDTIQRPTTMYGVNKVSGELLGDYYFHKFGLDTRGLRFPGLISYEVLPGGGTTDYAVDIYYKAIEEGAYTSFINKGTYMDMMYMPDAIQAIIDLMEADPTKLVHRNSFNVTAMSMEPEMVAAEIRKHIPTFELSYHVDPIRQGIAESWPNSIDASAAKQEWGFNPTYSLETMTVDMLEKLKVKLGK, from the coding sequence ATGAAAAAGGTAATAGTAACAGGAGCGCTCGGCCAAATCGGTTCCGAGCTTGTCACAGCAATGAGAAAGCAGTACGGTGCGGACAATGTTCTGGCAACAGATATACGTCACATTGACCATCCAGTTACACAAGAAGGACCATTTGAAGTGTTGGACGTTATGGACGGCGAGCGTATGGCAGCTCTAGCTAAAGGTCATGGTGCTGATACCATGATCCATTTAGCTGCGCTACTTTCTGCAACGGCAGAAGCGAATCCACTACTAGCATGGAACTTAAATATGGGTGGATTAATGAATGCACTAGAAGTTTCAAAAGAGCAAAATATGCAATTCTTTACGCCAAGTTCTATAGGAGCGTTTGGTCCGTCCACGCCTAAAGATGGCACACCGCAAGATACGATCCAACGTCCAACTACGATGTATGGGGTAAACAAAGTATCTGGAGAATTGCTAGGAGACTACTACTTTCATAAGTTTGGGTTAGATACTCGTGGCCTTCGTTTCCCGGGATTAATCTCCTATGAAGTGTTACCAGGTGGCGGAACAACGGATTATGCAGTAGATATCTATTACAAAGCGATAGAAGAGGGTGCCTATACTTCCTTTATTAATAAAGGCACGTACATGGATATGATGTATATGCCAGATGCGATTCAAGCAATTATTGATTTAATGGAAGCAGACCCTACTAAACTAGTGCACCGTAATTCTTTCAACGTAACGGCAATGAGTATGGAGCCAGAAATGGTTGCGGCGGAGATTAGGAAGCACATTCCTACGTTTGAGCTTTCTTATCATGTGGACCCAATTCGTCAAGGAATTGCAGAGAGTTGGCCAAACTCCATCGACGCATCTGCTGCTAAGCAAGAGTGGGGCTTCAACCCAACTTATAGTTTAGAAACGATGACTGTTGATATGTTGGAGAAATTAAAAGTGAAATTAGGTAAATAA